One Nicotiana tomentosiformis chromosome 4, ASM39032v3, whole genome shotgun sequence genomic window carries:
- the LOC138909692 gene encoding uncharacterized protein, with the protein MDLGHMRKFFPRLRCKAVQQGHQPMITAPATVPPIRLARGGGQVGRGHRRDGGQPDGALTMIYAFSARPDAVALDPMIIGIIFVCSRHASVLFNLGSTYSYESSPFSPYLHISRESLDVPKYVSMLVGDPIVVDQVYRSYLVTFYLYEMREDLLFLDMTDFEVIVGMDWLFSYPVILDCYANIDTFVMPELPRFEWSGSSISTSSRVISLLNARHMVEKDGLAYLAYVQDTTVETPTIELVTLRE; encoded by the coding sequence ATGGATCTTGGTCATATGAGGAAGTTTTTCCCCAGGCTTCGCTGCAAGGCAGTACAACAGGGCCATCAACCCATGATCACCGCACCAGCTACTGTACCGCCCATCCGGCTGgccagaggtggagggcaggtagGTAGGGGTCACCGTAGAGATGGAGGTCAGCCAGACGGCGCTCTAACTATGATCTATGCCTTTTCAGCaagaccagatgcagtagccttaGACCCcatgatcataggtattatttttgtctgtAGTAGGCATGCTTCGGTACTATTCAAtctagggtctacatattcatatgagTCTTCTCCATTTTCTCCTTATCTGCATatctctcgtgagtccttggatGTTCCTAAATATGTATCCATGCTAGTGGGTGATCCTATTGTTGTGGATCAGGTTTATCGATCCTATTTAGTGACTTTCTATCTTTATGAGATGAGAGAGGATCTTTTGtttcttgatatgaccgactttgaggtcatcgtgggcatggactggttgttttCGTACCCAGTTATCCTTGATTGCTATGCCAACATTGATACATTTGTGATGCCCGAGTTGCCTAGATTTGAGTGGAGTGGCTCATctatcagtacatctagtcgggttatctctctTTTGAacgctcgacatatggtcgagaaggatgGTTTGGCCTATCTGGCTtatgttcaggatactactgtagagactcccaCGATTGAATTAGTTACCTTGCGCGAATAG